GCTGATCGACCATCTCGACGGCCTGCTGGCCGGCCGGGCGGTCGACGTACCGATCTACGACTTCGCCAGCCACACCCGGACCGGGCGGACCCGACGGGTGGAGCCTCGCCCCGTAGTGGTAGTCGACGGGATCCTGGTCCTGGCTGTGCCGGAACTGCGGCAACGTCTCGACCTGGCGGTCTTCGTGGATGCGCCGGCCGAGATCCGGCTGGCCCGTCGCATGGATCGAGACGTGCGTGAGCGTGGGCGAACAGCGGCCATGGTGCAGTCCCAGTTCGAGGCGACCGTGGCGCCCATGCACGAAGCGTTCGTGGGACCGAGTGCCTTACACGCCGACCTGCATATGGACGGCACAGCAGACATGGTTGCGAACCTCGACACGCTGATGGGCGCGGTCGAACACCTGCATTCCAGCCACATGCAATCCAGCTAGCAGCGCCTCGGGCTGCGGGATGGGGACTTCACCGGGACGCTCGCACCTCGTCCGTCGCGTCCGGCCCATGACGGGCGAGGATCAGGTGTGGATGTCAGGGGACCCGGCGCCGGCAGTCGGTTCGTGCCGGGGTGAGGCCAGTCACCTCGTGCGGGCGTCGAGGCTCGTTGGCGACCCGCCCGCCTCGACGGGCTTCCGGGAGTACGGACCCCGGTAGATTCCCTCACCGTGAACGAGACCACCGAACCCGTCGAGGAAGAACCCGTACCCGCCGACGGTGACGTTCGCGACGCACTTCCCGACGACCTAGACGCACGTGGTGCCGGGCTGGTCGGGCCCTACGTATTCCCCGACAACGACCGGCGACGGATCCCCGGGTTCATCTACCTGGTGTTGGCCGCGGTCACCGTTTGTGTTGCCACGCTGGCTGAAGGCTCGCCGCTGGTCGATGGAGGACTGGTCGCCGGAGCCATTGGCCTCGCCCTGGTGGGCCTGTACCACCTGCAGGCCGGCTGGAGCCTCAAGATCGACGAGGCTGACGCGCTGGTGGCGGCCGTGCGGGCCGTGGGCTTCCCCGTTGGTCACGCATCGGCCCAGATGGCCTGGCGCGGCCTACGGAGTCGTCCAACGTGGCGGGTTCTCGTGTATTCGAACGAATCGCCGCCCGAACGTCGCGGCCTGGTATTCGTCGACGGCATCGACGGCGAGATGGTTGCCGCCCACGTCGAGGACAATCCCGAAGACTGGTCCTGACCCGGCACCGAACCTGACGTGGTGGCCGATCCGTCATGCCCGGAAGCCCGCCGGTACCCCGAGGGTCGACCGTGACTCCGGTAACCTCTCGAGGTCTGGGACCCGCCGGGTCCAACAGGAGCAACCATCATGCTGGACGGCAGTTGGCGCACCGTGGTGGATCGCGGTCTCACGCCCATTGGTCAGAGCCTGCAACGGGCCGGGATCTCAGCGGACGTCGTCACGGTCGTCGGCATCCTCATGGCGTCCGGGGCCTCGGTGGCCATTGGCATGGGCAACTTGCGTCTCGGATTCATGCTGCTGGTGCTGACCGGGGTGCCCGATGCACTCGATGGGGCAGTGGCCAAGGCCGCAGGAACGGCGTCATCCCGCGGCGCCTACTTCGATTCCGTGGCCGACCGGCTCACCGACGCCCTCCTCTTCGG
Above is a genomic segment from Acidimicrobiales bacterium containing:
- the udk gene encoding uridine kinase codes for the protein MRSAVLGLAGGSGAGKTTLVNGLTSRLGDDASVLWFDEYYHDLAHLPVEQRAVVNYDHPDSLDEALLIDHLDGLLAGRAVDVPIYDFASHTRTGRTRRVEPRPVVVVDGILVLAVPELRQRLDLAVFVDAPAEIRLARRMDRDVRERGRTAAMVQSQFEATVAPMHEAFVGPSALHADLHMDGTADMVANLDTLMGAVEHLHSSHMQSS